One segment of Carassius auratus strain Wakin chromosome 2, ASM336829v1, whole genome shotgun sequence DNA contains the following:
- the LOC113119458 gene encoding rab GTPase-activating protein 1-like, with protein MMEEVSIAVAYDAHMSEEEILASLVVETLPKQVVPSKKPKLRDNQVQPEDPLDRYERENRKLHENSLRLEQENDDLAQKLVTSKIALRNALDQTEDQVDELTKELLKTKQLLMVTEDEKRGKEEEASQLKEMFRRDLDKAEADIKRSNNIIADYKQICSQLNVKLENQKAQADKELAVIKSKMLECEHCQHIFSMDGLLQLCSEDEDTCAKDEVKASLREQVQELERELAQTKLQMVESKCKIQELEHQNALLTTELQAAKNTWLRKTLGSFRTAASGHQTPLKQILPGAPLTTPTPAGSPEGSPGPIEKGEQPKYEKVKHTGGEEKYLMRAFLK; from the exons ATGATGGAAGAAGTGTCTATTGCTGTGGCTTATGATGCCCATATGTCAGAGGAGGAGATCCTGGCTAGTCTAGTAGTGGAGACTCTACCAAAACAAGTG GTGCCCTCTAAAAAGCCAAAATTAAGGGATAACCAAGTGCAGCCAGAAGACCCACTCGACAGGTATGAG AGAGAAAACCGTAAGCTTCATGAGAACAGTTTGCGCCTCGAGCAGGAGAATGATGACCTCGCACAAAAACTTGTCACCAGCAAGATTGCACTGAGGAATGCTTTAGATCAG ACTGAGGACCAGGTGGATGAATTAACCAAGGAGCTTTTGAAAACCAAACAGCTTCTGATGGTTACAGAGGACGAGAAAAGAGGAAAGGAGGAGGAGGCTTCACAG CTAAAAGAGATGTTTAGGAGAGATCTGGACAAAGCAGAAGCAGACATTAAGAGATCAAACAACATCATTGCAGACTACAAGCAG ATTTGCTCACAGTTGAATGTTAAACTTGAAAACCAGAAAGCTCAAGCAGACAAAGAGTTGGCAGTTATCAAG AGCAAGATGTTGGAGTGTGAGCACTGCCAACACATCTTTAGTATGGACGGATTGCTTCAGCTGTGCTCTGAGGATGAAGATACCTGTGCTAAGGATGAAGTCAAGGCATCTCTCAGAGAACAGGTCCAAGAATTAGAGAGAGAGCTGGCCCAGACCAAGCTACAAATGGTGGAGTCCAAATGCAAGATACAG GAGCTGGAGCACCAAAATGCACTACTGACGACTGAACTTCAGGCTGCTAAAAACACATGGCTGAGAAAAACTTTGGGCTCTTTCAGGACAGCTGCCAGCGGCCATCAAACTCCTCTCAAACAGATCCTGCCTGGAGCCCCACTCACAACCCCCACTCCAGCTGGGTCACCAGAAGGCTCTCCTGGGCCCATTGAGAAGGGAGAGCAGCCAAAGTATGAAAAGGTTAAGCATACTGGTGGAGAAGAAAAGTATTTAATGAGAGCATTCCTGAAATGA
- the LOC113119614 gene encoding protein FAM163A-like, translating into MTAGTVVITGGILATVILLCIIAVLCYCRLQYYCCKRNESEGEAGSVGDPQPQFACNTCSAPGVDGPAVTPLSLPYDPTPAHSYCPTRTTHSTHSYCPTCSPYYLRGTDEMRNGGETPVLHAHHYENHGATALGLAAMYGPVLSHRSTPDFYTNTRAISTDV; encoded by the exons ATGACAGCTGGAACTGTTGTCATAACCGGAGGAATTCTCGCAACAGTGATACTCCTGTGTATCATTGCAGTGCTTTGTTACTGTAGACTCCAG TATTACTGCTGTAAGAGGAATGAGTCAGAAGGGGAGGCGGGCTCAGTCGGAGATCCTCAGCCACAGTTCGCCTGCAACACATGCAGTGCTCCGGGAGTGGACGGGCCGGCCGTCACACCTCTCTCACTGCCGTACGACCCCACTCCAGCTCACAGCTACTGCCCGAC CCGTACGACCCACTCCACTCACAGCTACTGCCCGACTTGCTCACCCTACTACCTCCGTGGCACGGATGAGATGCGGAACGGCGGTGAAACGCCTGTCCTACATGCCCATCACTACGAGAACCATGGTGCCACTGCCCTTGGTCTGGCCGCCATGTACGGCCCCGTGCTGAGTCATCGCAGTACCCCAGATTTTTACACCAATACACGAGCCATCAGCACTGACGTCTGA